One window of the Babesia bovis T2Bo chromosome 2, whole genome shotgun sequence genome contains the following:
- a CDS encoding putative 40S ribosomal protein S3 protein, which yields MRGFTRKSMCRKFIGDGVFNAELNEFLSRVLAEDGYSGVELRITPVRTEIIIRATRAREVVGEKARRIRELTSLIQKRFGFSPDTVELYAERVEHKGLCAMAQAESLRYKLLKGLAVRRAAYGVLRHIMESGAKGCEVIVSGKLRAQRAKSMKFKDGYLISTGQPAKTFVTSATRSVQLRQGVLGIKVKIMHPHDPEGRLGPSTVMPDTITVKEPSPDMEYSK from the coding sequence AGTTCATTGGCGACGGTGTCTTCAATGCCGAGTTAAATGAATTTTTGTCTCGTGTTCTAGCTGAGGATGGTTATTCCGGTGTTGAGTTGCGTATCACTCCGGTGCGTACTGAGATCATCATCAGGGCGACTCGTGCCCGTGAGGTCGTTGGAGAGAAGGCCCGTCGCATTCGCGAACTTACTTCTTTAATTCAGAAGAGGTTTGGTTTCTCTCCCGACACGGTTGAGCTCTACGCTGAGCGTGTTGAGCACAAGGGTCTATGTGCTATGGCTCAAGCTGAATCGCTTAGATACAAGCTTCTTAAGGGTTTGGCTGTTAGGCGTGCTGCCTACGGTGTTCTGAGGCACATTATGGAGTCAGGTGCTAAGGGTTGCGAGGTTATCGTATCCGGGAAGCTCCGTGCCCAACGTGCAAAGAGTATGAAGTTCAAGGACGGATATCTCATCTCTACTGGTCAGCCTGCTAAGACCTTCGTTACAAGTGCCACCCGATCGGTGCAGCTCCGTCAGGGTGTTTTGGGTATTAAGGTAAAGATTATGCATCCACATGACCCTGAAGGTCGTTTGGGTCCATCTACCGTGATGCCAGACACCATCACCGTCAAGGAGCCTAGCCCTGATATGGAGTATTCCAAATAA